A genomic segment from Chitinophagaceae bacterium encodes:
- a CDS encoding response regulator transcription factor, which produces MRFLIADDHTIVRRGLRQILLEGFPDAEIEEVPDAEELIKNTIQSDWDIIISDLSMPGRSGLEALQQIKQIKPKIPVLILSIHPEEQYALRVLKAGAAGYLSKDLAPDELVNAVNRVLLGKKYITVSIAEKLASVLDQDSDKQPHELLSDREFSVLKLLATGKSVSEIAESMFLSVTTVSTYRARIMAKMNLKTNADLILYSIEHKLL; this is translated from the coding sequence ATGAGGTTTTTAATAGCAGACGATCATACTATAGTTCGTAGAGGGCTTCGGCAAATATTGCTTGAGGGTTTCCCCGATGCAGAAATTGAGGAAGTACCCGATGCCGAAGAGCTCATAAAAAATACCATACAATCCGACTGGGATATTATTATTAGCGATTTAAGCATGCCCGGAAGAAGTGGCCTTGAAGCACTGCAACAAATAAAACAAATTAAACCAAAGATCCCTGTGCTTATTTTAAGCATTCACCCTGAAGAGCAATATGCATTGCGTGTGCTGAAAGCAGGTGCAGCTGGTTATCTAAGTAAAGATTTAGCTCCGGATGAATTGGTAAATGCCGTTAACAGGGTTTTACTGGGCAAAAAATATATTACCGTAAGCATTGCTGAAAAACTGGCTTCGGTATTGGACCAGGATTCCGACAAACAGCCACATGAATTATTATCCGACAGGGAATTTAGTGTGCTGAAATTGCTGGCTACTGGTAAATCGGTATCGGAAATTGCCGAATCAATGTTTTTGAGCGTTACAACTGTAAGCACTTACAGGGCAAGAATAATGGCGAAGATGAACCTAAAAACCAATGCCGACCTTATTTTATACTCTATTGAACATAAGTTGCTGTAA
- a CDS encoding TIGR00266 family protein, whose protein sequence is MATHDIDYKIYGEELQYVEIELDPGETAIAESGGFMMMDNGIEMQTIFGDGSQQQTNSGLLGKLMSAGKRLLVGESLFMTAFTNTGQSKKRVSFAAPYTGKIIAFDLSQLGGKIIAQKDAFLCAAKGVSIGIEFQRKLGTGIFGGEGFIMEKLEGTGMAFAHAGGYITERELQPGEILKVDTGCIVAYTATVDFDIEMVRGIKNWVFGGEGLFFALLTGPGKVWIQSLPISRLAGKMLQYSMGKRKEEGSILGGLGNLMDGS, encoded by the coding sequence ATGGCCACACATGATATTGACTATAAAATTTATGGTGAAGAACTGCAATATGTAGAAATAGAACTCGACCCCGGGGAAACGGCCATAGCAGAAAGCGGCGGGTTTATGATGATGGATAATGGCATAGAAATGCAAACCATTTTTGGCGATGGCAGCCAGCAACAGACTAACAGTGGTTTATTGGGAAAATTAATGAGTGCTGGCAAGCGTTTGCTGGTAGGTGAAAGTTTATTTATGACGGCATTTACCAATACAGGACAAAGTAAAAAAAGAGTAAGTTTTGCAGCGCCCTATACGGGGAAAATTATTGCATTTGATTTGTCGCAACTCGGCGGAAAAATAATTGCCCAAAAAGATGCTTTTCTTTGTGCTGCAAAAGGCGTAAGTATTGGAATTGAGTTTCAGCGAAAATTAGGTACGGGAATTTTTGGCGGTGAAGGTTTTATAATGGAAAAGCTTGAAGGTACCGGAATGGCATTTGCCCATGCCGGCGGATATATTACCGAAAGAGAATTGCAACCTGGTGAAATTTTAAAAGTGGATACAGGCTGTATAGTTGCCTATACCGCAACTGTAGATTTTGATATTGAAATGGTAAGAGGTATTAAAAACTGGGTTTTTGGCGGCGAAGGATTATTTTTTGCTTTATTAACAGGTCCGGGAAAGGTATGGATACAATCTTTGCCCATTAGCAGGCTTGCAGGAAAAATGTTGCAATACTCAATGGGAAAAAGAAAAGAAGAAGGAAGTATTTTGGGTGGGCTGGGTAATCTTATGGATGGATCTTAA
- a CDS encoding PAS domain S-box protein — protein MESKITDARIRVIFIIAFVVISAFLVFTFSNMYKAETSSSSVKSSLDFLLQLERTSIDLNAMEASQNAFAASDDKLLPPYYDNFNKLRRDTTLLAALKFNDAVSNNYQTELLSLLNRKMLHSKEYVEILKLYGADSARSYMDLGRGKMQFDNVISFISQIENNRRFEMEQSNMNLKKYASRISWEFFALVLLFLGILFYSFKTINREFRKWEENDHALRFNASVVQNMSDPVITIDRNYKITNWNKHANELYGYTEDEVIGRHVGELLQSKYTFPTDEIEKTLQTNGNWKGEVEHQHKNGTTIYAEMSISEIKSETGEILGIVEVLRDITERKKLQQELLMLNENLGQQVKVKAAELTAVFERITDAFIALDNNWNYTYLNKMAAIMHNRSEGELEGKNIWTEYPELVGGEFHHYLYLAKETQQPQRVQLYYDKDGKWYEDLIYPTRDGISVYYHDITERREAEIALEKMHERLQYHINNTPMAFIEMDSNPRVIQGNENVEKIFGWTEDELLNNPQSFWELIYKDDISIVQDSITQLVSNSSSKNIFTARSITRQGKIIYCEWYNSVLKDKAGKLIGIMSLVLDITERKKSLEQLELSEKALQISNERFMLVARATNDAVWDWDFSTGTIWGNDSYCEIFDLKDTNEYSFEKFMEHLHPLDREPMINNFRNTLKKRNSLITEEYRLQTAKGNWLTFYNRAYILYNSEGKGYRMLGAMQDITELRKSAKQLTFEKELSDSIINSLPGIFYLMDKKGKIFRWNNNLIKVTGYSYDEIKSMNAVDFFIDKEMAIEKINAVFLIGENSQEAQLVLKNGQWVPYYFTGIAIMYEGEECLMGVGIDISERVKSQKELKKSEENFRMLIEQASDGIFICDRYLQYLDVNTSATVLTGYSKEELLQMNMFDQVITVDPESSDALLMDDLFNGSVVIRERQMRCKDGKIIDVEISAKLLPDGRFQGIVRDITARKAAAEALRLSENKYRLLFTQNPMPMWMLSLTDNSLADVNPAALTFYGYSKDEFLQMKENDLVKSSINLLQVKQPGKDEAGIWEHSKKDGTNVKVNIIAHDIIYEDKPCKLVLANDVTDKIEAEKNLLKSHEELRQLAIHLENIRESERTHMAREIHDELGQQLTGLKMDISWLNKKIKSEDEEINQKIKDTISLIDRTVVTVRRIATQLRPSILDDLGLIAAMEWQSEDFEKRSEIPTYFSANVLTLLVKPEIATVVFRVFQECLTNVLRHAAANLVEANLMVDENRLELTIKDNGKGFNPSEIESKKTLGLLGMKERVLLIGGTYQITSEPGKGTLVRIIVPLGVQQQVIAS, from the coding sequence ATGGAAAGTAAAATAACCGATGCAAGGATAAGGGTGATATTTATCATCGCTTTTGTAGTTATTAGTGCATTTCTGGTATTTACATTTTCTAATATGTATAAAGCAGAAACTTCCAGCAGCAGCGTTAAAAGTTCGCTGGATTTTTTATTGCAGTTAGAGCGCACCAGTATTGACCTAAATGCCATGGAGGCCAGCCAAAATGCATTTGCAGCATCCGATGATAAATTGCTGCCTCCTTATTATGATAATTTTAACAAACTCCGCAGGGATACAACCCTTTTGGCAGCATTGAAATTTAACGATGCTGTTTCCAATAATTACCAGACCGAACTGTTATCGCTTCTCAATAGAAAAATGCTCCACTCCAAGGAGTATGTAGAAATTTTAAAACTTTACGGAGCCGATTCGGCCAGAAGCTATATGGATTTGGGGAGGGGAAAAATGCAATTCGACAATGTTATTTCATTTATCAGCCAAATTGAAAATAACAGGAGATTTGAAATGGAACAGTCCAACATGAACTTAAAAAAATATGCTAGCCGTATCAGTTGGGAATTTTTTGCATTGGTGCTGCTTTTTCTTGGAATTCTATTTTATAGTTTCAAAACCATCAACAGGGAGTTTAGAAAATGGGAGGAAAACGACCATGCCCTTAGGTTTAATGCCTCCGTAGTTCAAAACATGTCCGACCCGGTAATTACCATTGACAGAAATTACAAAATTACCAACTGGAATAAACATGCAAATGAATTATATGGGTATACCGAAGATGAAGTAATTGGCAGGCATGTAGGGGAGTTGTTACAATCAAAGTACACATTTCCAACTGATGAAATAGAGAAAACATTACAAACAAATGGTAATTGGAAAGGTGAAGTGGAGCACCAGCATAAAAATGGAACTACGATTTATGCCGAAATGTCTATTTCTGAAATTAAAAGCGAAACCGGTGAAATACTGGGTATTGTAGAAGTATTGAGGGATATTACCGAACGTAAAAAACTCCAGCAGGAATTGCTCATGTTAAATGAAAACCTCGGGCAGCAGGTAAAAGTAAAAGCTGCGGAACTTACCGCAGTGTTTGAAAGGATAACCGATGCATTTATAGCTCTGGATAACAACTGGAATTATACTTACCTGAATAAAATGGCCGCCATAATGCACAATAGGTCAGAAGGCGAGCTTGAGGGCAAAAATATTTGGACCGAATACCCAGAGCTGGTGGGCGGGGAATTTCACCATTACCTCTACCTCGCAAAAGAAACACAGCAACCCCAGCGTGTGCAGTTGTATTATGATAAAGATGGCAAATGGTACGAAGATTTAATTTACCCCACCCGGGATGGTATATCTGTTTATTACCACGATATTACCGAAAGGAGGGAAGCAGAAATTGCCCTGGAAAAAATGCATGAACGCCTGCAATACCATATCAATAATACGCCTATGGCTTTTATTGAAATGGATAGCAACCCCAGGGTAATACAAGGCAACGAAAACGTAGAAAAAATATTTGGGTGGACAGAGGATGAGTTGCTGAACAACCCTCAAAGTTTTTGGGAGCTCATTTACAAAGATGATATATCCATTGTGCAAGATTCTATTACACAATTGGTATCTAACAGCAGCAGTAAAAATATTTTTACTGCCAGGAGCATCACCAGGCAGGGTAAAATTATTTATTGTGAATGGTATAATTCAGTGTTAAAAGATAAGGCAGGCAAGCTCATAGGCATTATGAGCCTTGTGCTGGACATTACAGAACGCAAGAAATCTCTGGAGCAACTGGAGCTTTCCGAAAAAGCGTTACAAATATCCAATGAAAGGTTTATGCTTGTGGCAAGGGCAACAAACGATGCCGTATGGGATTGGGATTTTTCCACCGGTACAATTTGGGGCAACGACAGCTATTGCGAAATTTTTGACTTAAAAGATACCAATGAATACAGTTTCGAAAAATTTATGGAACACTTGCATCCTTTGGACAGGGAACCCATGATCAACAATTTTAGGAATACTTTAAAAAAACGAAACAGCTTAATTACCGAGGAGTATCGGCTACAAACCGCAAAGGGAAACTGGCTTACTTTCTATAACCGGGCCTATATTTTGTATAATAGCGAGGGCAAAGGCTACCGTATGCTCGGTGCTATGCAGGATATTACCGAGTTACGAAAATCGGCAAAACAACTTACGTTCGAAAAAGAACTTTCCGACTCCATCATCAATAGCCTGCCCGGTATTTTTTACCTTATGGATAAAAAAGGTAAAATATTTCGCTGGAACAATAACCTTATAAAAGTAACAGGCTATAGTTACGATGAAATAAAGTCCATGAATGCCGTAGATTTTTTTATAGACAAAGAAATGGCAATAGAGAAAATAAATGCAGTTTTTTTAATAGGCGAAAACAGTCAGGAAGCCCAGCTTGTTTTGAAGAACGGGCAGTGGGTGCCTTATTATTTTACCGGTATAGCTATTATGTACGAAGGCGAAGAGTGCCTTATGGGTGTTGGTATTGATATTTCCGAAAGAGTAAAATCGCAAAAAGAACTCAAGAAAAGTGAAGAAAATTTCAGGATGTTAATTGAACAGGCTTCCGATGGAATTTTTATTTGCGATAGGTACCTGCAATACCTCGATGTAAATACCAGCGCAACAGTACTCACCGGTTACTCCAAAGAAGAATTACTGCAAATGAATATGTTTGACCAGGTTATTACTGTAGATCCGGAAAGTAGCGACGCTTTGCTTATGGACGATTTGTTTAATGGCAGTGTAGTAATTAGGGAAAGGCAAATGCGTTGTAAAGATGGAAAAATAATTGATGTGGAAATAAGCGCCAAACTTTTGCCCGATGGCAGGTTCCAGGGAATTGTGAGAGATATAACTGCCAGGAAGGCTGCTGCAGAAGCCCTGCGGCTTTCGGAAAATAAATATCGCTTATTATTTACACAAAATCCTATGCCTATGTGGATGCTCTCTTTGACCGATAACAGCCTTGCCGATGTAAACCCTGCTGCGCTTACATTTTATGGCTATAGTAAAGATGAATTTTTGCAAATGAAAGAAAACGATTTGGTAAAAAGCAGCATTAATTTATTGCAGGTTAAACAACCGGGTAAAGATGAAGCCGGCATTTGGGAGCACAGTAAAAAAGACGGCACTAATGTTAAAGTAAATATCATTGCACACGATATAATTTATGAAGATAAACCTTGTAAGCTGGTTTTGGCAAATGATGTAACCGATAAAATAGAAGCCGAAAAAAACCTGCTTAAGTCGCATGAAGAGTTGCGGCAACTGGCTATCCACCTGGAAAACATAAGAGAATCAGAGCGTACCCATATGGCAAGGGAAATTCATGACGAACTGGGCCAGCAACTTACCGGGTTAAAGATGGATATATCCTGGCTTAATAAAAAAATAAAATCAGAGGATGAAGAAATTAATCAAAAAATTAAAGATACCATTTCTTTGATAGACAGAACCGTAGTAACGGTAAGAAGGATTGCCACACAATTGCGCCCCAGTATTTTAGATGACCTTGGCCTTATTGCCGCAATGGAATGGCAAAGTGAAGATTTTGAAAAAAGGTCGGAAATACCTACTTATTTTTCAGCCAATGTATTAACCTTATTGGTAAAGCCTGAGATTGCCACCGTGGTTTTTCGTGTTTTTCAGGAATGCCTAACCAATGTACTTAGGCATGCGGCTGCCAACCTGGTAGAAGCAAACTTAATGGTTGACGAAAACAGGCTTGAACTTACCATAAAAGACAATGGAAAAGGGTTTAACCCATCTGAAATAGAAAGCAAGAAAACGCTTGGGTTACTGGGTATGAAAGAAAGGGTTTTGCTCATAGGTGGAACTTATCAAATTACCAGCGAGCCCGGAAAGGGAACCTTAGTAAGAATAATTGTACCTTTAGGCGTTCAGCAACAGGTTATCGCATCTTAA
- a CDS encoding response regulator — protein MLQLLLWLKTFTELMNNTMSSTRQALIVDSAEVVASRLHDMLDELNCFESIAIADNYSEAMHEIDTNLPDVILLDINLPDNNGIALLKRIKEYHPALKVIVLTNKSGDNYRTLCEQIGSDHFIDKSRDFEHITSIIKSYVA, from the coding sequence ATGTTGCAGTTACTTTTGTGGCTGAAAACATTTACCGAGTTAATGAATAATACCATGAGCAGTACGAGGCAGGCTTTAATAGTTGACAGCGCCGAAGTTGTTGCCAGCCGCCTGCATGATATGTTAGATGAATTAAATTGTTTTGAATCTATTGCCATTGCCGACAATTATTCAGAAGCAATGCATGAAATAGATACCAATTTACCCGATGTTATTTTACTCGATATTAATTTACCCGATAATAATGGGATTGCTTTATTAAAAAGGATCAAGGAGTATCACCCTGCTCTTAAAGTAATTGTTCTTACGAATAAAAGCGGGGATAATTACCGCACGCTTTGTGAGCAAATAGGTTCCGATCACTTTATTGATAAATCCAGGGATTTTGAACATATAACATCCATTATCAAGTCTTATGTAGCCTGA
- a CDS encoding long-chain fatty acid--CoA ligase, whose translation MNEVTRLFDFFYFQLKNFPKADMLTSKVNGKWAPLSTQDVSGLVNRLSAGLMKLGLSGNDMTVENQDKVALISRNRPEWLILDLACQQIGIALCPIYPTTNPLELEFIFNDAAVKYVFLSGEDILEKVNNVQHQTPSLKEVYSFDDDGIATSWKSLLENISQEDLEKVEKLKQEILPSHCATIIYTSGTTGKPKGVMLSHNNIVSNVMNSVESFPFPLHTHAKALSFLPLNHIFERMVSYIYFNSGISIYYADSLETIGEDLKDIKPQLFCTVPRLLEKVYEKIMLKGAELTGIKKKLFYWAIELGNKYDSINKGNMSYRLQLAIANKLIFSKWREALGNNIEFIITGGAACQVRLLRVFTAAKIPIYEGYGPTENSPVISVNTRKQVKFGTVGPVLKGQQVKLEPDGEICVKGPSVMQGYYKRPDLTAETIINGWLHTGDIGVMEDGIFLKITDRKKELFKTSGGKYVAPQPIENKMKESAFIEQMMVVGADRKFVGALIVPSLPNLKEWMQLKGISFTTVTDAVNHPKVLELYKEIVESFNQYFNNVEQVKKFELLPEEWTIDTGELTPTLKLKRRVIMEKFKSAVDRIYV comes from the coding sequence ATGAATGAAGTAACCAGGCTTTTTGATTTTTTTTATTTTCAGTTAAAAAACTTTCCCAAAGCAGATATGCTCACCAGTAAAGTGAATGGGAAATGGGCGCCATTAAGCACACAAGACGTTTCCGGACTTGTAAACAGGCTAAGCGCAGGGCTAATGAAACTGGGGTTAAGTGGCAATGATATGACGGTGGAAAACCAGGATAAAGTAGCACTAATTTCCCGCAACAGGCCAGAGTGGTTGATTCTTGACCTTGCCTGCCAGCAAATTGGCATTGCGCTATGCCCAATTTATCCTACCACAAACCCATTGGAGCTTGAGTTTATTTTTAATGACGCCGCAGTAAAATATGTGTTTTTAAGCGGAGAAGATATTTTAGAAAAAGTAAATAACGTACAACATCAGACCCCTTCTTTAAAAGAAGTTTATAGTTTTGATGATGATGGTATTGCTACATCCTGGAAATCATTGCTCGAAAATATTTCACAGGAAGATTTAGAAAAAGTAGAAAAACTCAAGCAGGAAATTTTGCCCTCGCATTGCGCCACAATTATTTATACATCGGGCACTACAGGAAAACCCAAAGGTGTAATGCTGAGCCACAACAATATAGTTTCTAATGTTATGAACTCAGTTGAAAGTTTTCCTTTCCCTTTGCACACCCATGCAAAGGCGCTGAGTTTTTTACCGCTTAACCATATTTTTGAAAGAATGGTTTCTTATATTTATTTTAATAGCGGCATTTCTATTTATTATGCAGACAGCCTGGAAACCATAGGTGAAGATTTAAAAGATATAAAACCGCAATTATTTTGTACAGTGCCCAGGCTTTTAGAAAAAGTGTATGAAAAAATTATGCTAAAAGGCGCTGAACTAACCGGCATAAAAAAGAAATTATTTTACTGGGCCATTGAATTGGGCAATAAATATGACAGTATCAATAAAGGCAACATGAGTTACCGATTACAACTTGCCATTGCCAATAAACTGATATTTAGTAAATGGCGTGAAGCATTAGGCAATAATATTGAATTTATTATCACCGGCGGCGCTGCATGCCAGGTAAGGCTTTTAAGGGTTTTTACTGCTGCAAAAATTCCTATTTATGAAGGATATGGACCCACGGAAAACAGCCCGGTCATAAGTGTAAACACCCGTAAGCAGGTAAAATTTGGTACCGTTGGCCCGGTGTTAAAAGGCCAGCAAGTGAAGCTAGAACCCGATGGTGAAATTTGTGTAAAAGGGCCAAGTGTAATGCAAGGATATTATAAACGGCCCGACTTAACTGCAGAAACCATTATTAACGGATGGTTACATACCGGCGATATTGGGGTAATGGAAGACGGTATATTTTTGAAAATTACCGATCGTAAAAAAGAACTCTTTAAAACCAGTGGCGGCAAATACGTAGCGCCGCAACCCATTGAAAATAAAATGAAGGAGTCGGCATTTATTGAACAAATGATGGTTGTGGGCGCCGATAGGAAGTTTGTGGGTGCACTAATTGTTCCATCATTACCTAATTTAAAAGAATGGATGCAGCTTAAGGGTATATCGTTTACCACAGTTACAGATGCAGTAAACCACCCAAAGGTATTAGAGCTATATAAAGAAATTGTAGAAAGCTTTAACCAATATTTTAATAATGTGGAACAGGTGAAAAAATTTGAATTGCTGCCCGAAGAGTGGACGATTGATACCGGCGAACTTACCCCAACGTTAAAACTTAAGCGAAGAGTAATTATGGAAAAATTTAAATCTGCAGTGGACAGAATATATGTTTAA
- a CDS encoding OmpA family protein, protein MEQAYCKKLFLNVFFILVCSCSFAQWYNPDKVNKKALQINESAYEAAQNGNYAGAITLLNKALEADPKFLDAILSKAGIYGNLKNYQASVTEYENAFALDAQYSGVYLLPYSISLAGTANFAKALEAVNKFLQNPTLNAQSKKAANFRKSTYAFAIDYALKHPISNLVSAPQNLGDSINSADLEYYPSLTIDGKSMIITRRINSDEDFYVSNLVNGVWSKANPIEGKVNTNLNEGAQNISQDGELLVFTGCNYPEGRGSCDLYISYKTKSGKWTEPQNLPGMINTEFWESSPCLSPDKRDLYFSSNRLGGFGGKDIWVSHNGNNGRWNEPVNLGPEVNTMADEGCAFIHADNQTLYFNSNGHPGYGATDLFLSRKTMDGKWSIPENLGYPINTIDDEGSLIVASDGKTAYYASDGADTKGGLDIYRYQLREDISAAKTLWVSGKVFDKKTGVGLPSLVELFELNSSRMVSQLQTDEHGNYLITLPIGKDYVFNVNRKNYLFYSDNFSLMNNSADTAFHLDIPLQPIEAGASIVLKNIFFDSKKWELKPESQTELNKVVQLLNDNPLLKIEITGHTDNVGNPADNLRLSVDRAKSVVKYLITNGIAANRLMSKGFGEAKPIAPNSSEETRAQNRRTELKVVSR, encoded by the coding sequence CAGCTTTGCCCAATGGTATAACCCCGATAAAGTAAATAAAAAAGCCCTGCAGATAAATGAAAGCGCTTACGAAGCAGCACAGAACGGAAATTATGCCGGGGCCATTACCTTATTAAATAAAGCGCTTGAGGCCGATCCAAAATTTTTGGACGCCATTCTCTCCAAAGCAGGCATATATGGTAATTTGAAAAACTACCAGGCTTCCGTAACAGAATATGAAAATGCATTTGCCCTTGATGCACAATATTCGGGGGTTTATTTATTGCCTTATTCCATATCCCTGGCTGGTACCGCCAATTTTGCAAAAGCGCTGGAAGCAGTAAATAAATTTTTGCAAAATCCCACGCTTAATGCACAAAGTAAAAAAGCCGCAAATTTTCGTAAAAGCACTTATGCCTTTGCTATTGATTATGCATTAAAGCACCCGATAAGCAACCTTGTTTCTGCACCACAAAATTTAGGAGATAGCATCAACTCAGCCGATCTTGAATATTATCCTTCTTTAACCATTGATGGCAAAAGCATGATTATTACCCGGCGCATAAATAGCGACGAAGATTTTTATGTAAGCAATTTAGTGAATGGCGTATGGAGCAAAGCAAATCCTATAGAAGGAAAAGTAAATACCAACCTTAATGAAGGTGCACAAAATATTTCTCAGGATGGGGAATTGCTGGTTTTTACCGGTTGTAATTATCCCGAAGGAAGAGGAAGCTGCGACCTTTATATTTCTTATAAAACAAAAAGCGGCAAATGGACCGAACCGCAAAACCTTCCCGGAATGATCAATACAGAATTTTGGGAATCTTCTCCCTGCTTGTCACCGGATAAAAGGGATTTATATTTTTCCAGTAACCGCCTGGGCGGATTTGGCGGCAAAGATATTTGGGTAAGCCATAATGGCAACAATGGGCGCTGGAACGAGCCCGTTAACCTTGGCCCCGAAGTTAATACCATGGCCGATGAAGGTTGCGCTTTTATACATGCCGATAACCAAACATTATATTTTAACAGTAATGGACACCCGGGATATGGTGCAACCGATTTGTTTTTGAGCAGAAAAACTATGGATGGAAAATGGTCAATACCGGAAAATCTTGGGTACCCTATTAACACAATAGATGATGAAGGCTCGCTTATAGTGGCAAGTGATGGAAAAACCGCTTATTATGCCAGCGATGGCGCAGATACCAAAGGCGGATTGGATATTTATCGTTATCAATTAAGGGAAGATATAAGCGCAGCAAAAACACTTTGGGTAAGCGGAAAAGTTTTTGATAAAAAAACCGGCGTAGGCCTTCCGTCACTGGTGGAATTATTTGAATTAAATTCAAGCCGTATGGTTTCACAATTGCAAACAGATGAGCATGGGAACTATCTTATTACCTTGCCAATTGGTAAAGACTATGTATTTAATGTGAACCGGAAAAATTATTTATTTTATTCCGATAATTTTTCTTTGATGAATAATTCCGCAGATACTGCCTTTCATTTAGACATACCATTGCAACCCATTGAAGCCGGGGCAAGTATTGTGCTCAAAAATATTTTCTTCGACAGCAAAAAATGGGAGCTCAAACCCGAATCGCAAACCGAGTTGAATAAAGTGGTGCAACTGTTGAATGATAACCCTTTGCTTAAAATTGAAATTACCGGCCATACCGATAATGTGGGCAACCCGGCAGATAACCTTAGGCTTTCTGTGGACAGGGCAAAATCTGTAGTGAAATACCTTATTACCAATGGTATTGCAGCAAACAGGCTTATGTCCAAAGGTTTTGGAGAAGCAAAACCAATAGCTCCTAACAGCAGCGAAGAAACCCGTGCCCAAAACAGGAGAACGGAGTTGAAGGTGGTTTCCAGGTAG
- a CDS encoding YceI family protein — MKNSFLLITAITLFTTCKNSQKADTVETAEKQESVQVSGENYSLDSASIITWTGSKPTQHHTGTFKLKDGKLYAANNVLTGGSFVIDITSLTDTDIKDGADKAKLEGHLKSPDFFDAAKYPTAKFEITSVAPFVVDSSAGKTSVLENATNIIKGNLTIKDSTVNISFPAKVTIDANSASAFANFNIDRTRWGINYKGPGNPKDWIINKEVNIQLTLSASKN, encoded by the coding sequence ATGAAAAATTCCTTTCTCTTAATTACTGCCATTACTCTTTTTACCACTTGCAAAAACAGCCAAAAAGCAGATACAGTGGAAACTGCAGAAAAGCAGGAATCTGTTCAGGTTTCTGGTGAAAACTATTCTCTGGACTCGGCTAGTATCATTACCTGGACGGGCAGCAAACCCACGCAGCACCATACCGGTACTTTTAAATTAAAAGATGGAAAATTGTATGCCGCAAACAATGTATTAACCGGCGGTTCTTTTGTAATAGACATAACTTCTTTAACCGATACCGATATTAAAGACGGCGCCGATAAGGCCAAACTTGAAGGTCATTTAAAAAGTCCCGACTTTTTTGATGCTGCAAAATACCCTACTGCAAAATTTGAAATTACTTCTGTAGCGCCTTTTGTAGTTGATAGTTCTGCTGGCAAAACCTCGGTGCTGGAAAATGCTACAAATATTATTAAAGGTAACCTAACTATAAAAGACAGTACCGTAAACATAAGCTTCCCGGCAAAAGTTACCATTGATGCAAATTCCGCAAGCGCTTTTGCCAATTTTAATATAGACCGTACCCGCTGGGGAATAAATTATAAAGGCCCGGGAAACCCCAAAGACTGGATCATAAACAAGGAAGTAAACATACAACTTACCCTAAGTGCAAGTAAAAATTAG